From a single Nicotiana tomentosiformis chromosome 2, ASM39032v3, whole genome shotgun sequence genomic region:
- the LOC138905717 gene encoding uncharacterized protein, which yields MIFGGVEVNGVTFLAAKKVKISVTHGKRIRETSKDDEITFTKEDVDGLILPHNDALVIYLNVLDFKIKRVLVDPGCSVNFIQLRVLKQAKLTRNIVHATNLLARFNLTSVSTRGEIVLPTYAEWVTKSTFFEVMDRDMGYNVILGRLWIHGMKVVPSMYHKLLKFPTPDGIKQIIGDQITTREMNAITLSGKKYEGINK from the coding sequence ATGATCTTTGGTGGGGTTGAAGTAAATGGGGTGACTTTTTTGGCAGCTAAAAAGGTGAAGATATCAGTCACTCATGGTAAAAGGATCCGGGAAACATCAAAAGATGATGAAATCACCTTCACGAAGGAAGATGTAGATGGTCTTATTTTACCGCACAATGATGCTCTGGTAATATatcttaatgttttagattttaaaattaaacgtgtgttGGTTGATCCAGGTTGTTCAGTCAATTTCATCCAATTGAGGGTTTTGAAACAAGCAAAGCTAACTAGAAATATAGTTCATGCGACAAATCTTCTGGCCAGGTTTAACTTAACAAGCGTATCAACTCGAGGAGAGATCGTGTTACCTACGTATGCCGAATGGGTGACGAAATCCACCTTTTTCGAAGTTATGGATAGAGATATGGGCTATAATGTGATCCTCGGTAGACTATGGATCCATGGAATGAAGGTTGTGCCATCAATGTACCATAAATTACTGAAGTTTCCTACACCGGATGGGATCAAACAGATTATAGGTGATCAAATTACTACAAGAGAAATGAATGCAATTACCTTATCTGGAAAAAAATATGAGGGAATCAACAAATAG